A single window of Crassostrea angulata isolate pt1a10 chromosome 8, ASM2561291v2, whole genome shotgun sequence DNA harbors:
- the LOC128159413 gene encoding uncharacterized protein LOC128159413 yields MAIVFIFVWNLIARTVIGSISIKVESALIEYGKSGVNISCIVNGTNIIGISSIQLKRSESNVVSVTKVASSFWQDKELEKKTGVTVNASISNVMSSYLHLEIPSSAVRYPEEMGSYQCILSVVNSNGGVDRCDSQSIMLNITRLPDRTTKLFSTNHYSTKVSIQKGYLEFSTESQKNNLSLQNESESFLILYRKIMIPVATFISCIFALLIVRELCLHYVVTKATATNERTEKKYTNGVYIV; encoded by the exons ATGgctattgtttttatattcgTGTGGAATTTGATCGCTAGAACTG TAATTGGTTCCATATCAATAAAGGTTGAGTCTGCATTGATTGAATATGGAAAATCAGGTGTAAATATCAGCTGTATCGTTAATGGTACCAATATCATTGGTATTTCAAGCATTCAGCTGAAGAGGTCCGAAAGCAACGTTGTATCAGTAACGAAAGTCGCATCATCATTCTGGCAAGATAAAGAGTTAGAAAAGAAAACCGGGGTAACAGTCAATGCGTCAATTAGCAATGTCATGTCATCGTATCTGCATTTGGAGATTCCGAGTTCAGCGGTCAGATACCCAGAGGAAATGGGATCATATCAATGTATTCTCAGCGTCGTAAATTCAAATGGTGGAGTAGATCGATGCGATTCCCAGTCCATAATGCTGAACATAACAA GGTTACCGGATAGGACAACCAAACTATTCTCAACAAACCATTACAGTACTAAAGTATCAATTCAAAAAG GCTATCTAGAATTCAGCACAGAATCACAAAAGAAtaacttatcacttcaaaatgaaAGTGAATCATTTCTAATTCTTTACagaaaaataatgattcctGTAGCAACATTTATTTCATGCATTTTTGCTTTACTAATTGTTcgtgagctttgtttacattatgtTGTAACAAAGGCTACAGCGACAAATGAACGAACAGAGAAAAAGTATACCAATGGAGTTTACATTGTTTGA